The proteins below are encoded in one region of Segatella copri:
- a CDS encoding tetratricopeptide repeat protein — MKAIKYLVAGLLVMGLAAPAMAQDVNYKDMLKPIETTLKAGNADPKAFAKEIKEYQKEFKKDPKALVALGNLLAMNKNYDQANAVADAVIAKFKNYGDAYILKGDIYAMQDNGGEAATWYGQCMTMDPKNPQGYISYSNVYRKIDPQASAEALNKLREINPNYPIEAEAGHNFFSAGNYEKAYEYFSKAKPNTLEEYTQYEYAFTAYIVGKKEESLSLCESGIQKFPKDAAMQVLAMRAAVDVKNFESALKHSNIVMNTDSIKKNASIVAYYGLALAGNKQYNEAIAQYQKALEMKADDPKPLQYISEAYKELGDEDKALEYNQQYMDKNPNAAPTDFMKLAEIYVNKAKKDPAKKIENIDKAISVYAKLAEKYPTLKPFAKLQEGNTAFQNELDDKAIAAYTEVINELEAKQCDEDELSYLKTSYQYMGFIYTYDKQDFNTAKPYWDKLLKLDPQNKLANDAYEKAGLKPGE; from the coding sequence ATGAAAGCAATTAAATATTTAGTAGCAGGTTTGCTCGTCATGGGATTGGCAGCACCTGCAATGGCACAGGATGTCAACTATAAGGACATGCTGAAACCTATAGAGACTACATTGAAGGCTGGTAATGCAGATCCTAAGGCTTTTGCCAAGGAAATCAAGGAATACCAGAAGGAGTTCAAAAAGGATCCTAAGGCATTGGTAGCTTTGGGTAACCTTCTTGCAATGAACAAGAACTATGATCAGGCTAATGCTGTTGCTGATGCTGTCATCGCTAAGTTCAAGAACTATGGTGACGCTTACATTCTGAAAGGTGACATCTATGCAATGCAGGACAATGGTGGTGAGGCTGCTACATGGTATGGTCAGTGTATGACAATGGATCCTAAGAATCCTCAGGGATACATCAGCTATTCTAACGTTTACCGTAAAATTGACCCACAGGCAAGTGCGGAAGCTTTGAACAAACTGAGAGAAATCAACCCTAACTACCCTATCGAGGCAGAAGCAGGTCACAACTTCTTCAGCGCTGGCAACTACGAGAAGGCTTATGAGTATTTCTCAAAGGCTAAGCCAAACACACTTGAAGAGTATACTCAGTACGAATATGCTTTCACAGCTTACATCGTTGGAAAGAAGGAAGAAAGTTTGAGCCTTTGCGAAAGTGGTATCCAGAAGTTCCCTAAGGATGCAGCTATGCAGGTTTTGGCTATGCGCGCTGCAGTTGACGTAAAGAACTTTGAATCCGCTCTAAAGCATTCAAACATCGTAATGAACACAGATTCTATCAAGAAAAATGCTAGTATCGTTGCTTATTATGGTTTGGCTTTGGCTGGCAACAAACAGTATAATGAGGCTATTGCTCAGTACCAGAAGGCATTGGAGATGAAGGCAGACGATCCTAAGCCATTGCAGTATATCTCTGAGGCTTACAAGGAGTTGGGCGATGAAGACAAGGCATTGGAGTACAACCAGCAGTACATGGATAAGAATCCAAATGCTGCTCCTACAGACTTCATGAAGCTTGCTGAAATCTATGTAAACAAGGCTAAGAAAGATCCAGCAAAGAAGATTGAGAACATCGACAAGGCTATCAGCGTATACGCTAAGTTAGCAGAGAAATATCCTACATTGAAGCCATTTGCTAAGCTTCAGGAGGGTAACACTGCTTTCCAGAACGAGTTGGACGACAAGGCTATTGCTGCTTATACAGAAGTAATCAATGAGCTGGAAGCAAAGCAGTGTGATGAAGATGAGCTCAGCTACCTGAAGACATCTTACCAGTATATGGGCTTCATCTATACCTACGACAAGCAGGATTTCAATACAGCTAAGCCATACTGGGATAAGCTTCTGAAGCTTGATCCACAGAACAAATTGGCTAACGATGCTTACGAGAAGGCAGGTCTCAAGCCAGGCGAATAA
- a CDS encoding energy transducer TonB, whose translation MAKIDLYDPKWVDMVFAGKNKEYGAYQLRKGTSGRNIKALLILVIAAALVGGFLAWKVIEQKQAEEQQAYMEAMELAKLQQQAKKEEKKKEPVKPKIEPKKEIPVARETQKFTAPVIKKDELVKEENQVKQMDKLDEKVAVGTENKEGVKDRTIEAVRSDIATVAPPPPPAPKPEVSTKVFDVVEEMPSFPGGNGALMSYLASNIKYPVVAQENGVQGRVIVSFVVERDGSISDVRVARSVDPSLDREAQRVVKSMPRWKPGKQNGSAVRVKYTVPVVFRLQ comes from the coding sequence ATGGCAAAAATAGATCTTTACGATCCTAAATGGGTCGATATGGTTTTCGCCGGAAAGAACAAGGAGTATGGTGCATACCAGCTCCGTAAGGGTACTTCTGGCCGAAACATCAAGGCTCTTCTGATCTTGGTCATTGCTGCAGCTCTCGTGGGTGGATTCTTGGCTTGGAAAGTCATCGAACAGAAACAGGCCGAAGAACAGCAGGCATATATGGAAGCTATGGAGTTGGCTAAACTCCAGCAGCAGGCTAAGAAGGAAGAAAAGAAGAAGGAGCCAGTGAAGCCAAAGATTGAACCAAAGAAGGAGATACCTGTGGCTCGCGAAACTCAGAAGTTTACCGCACCTGTCATTAAGAAGGATGAACTCGTAAAAGAGGAAAACCAGGTTAAGCAGATGGATAAACTGGATGAAAAAGTTGCAGTCGGTACTGAAAACAAGGAAGGTGTGAAGGACCGTACAATTGAAGCTGTAAGAAGTGATATTGCAACGGTAGCTCCACCTCCACCACCAGCACCAAAACCAGAAGTTTCTACTAAGGTCTTCGATGTTGTAGAGGAGATGCCTTCATTCCCTGGTGGAAATGGAGCTTTGATGTCTTACCTTGCAAGCAACATCAAGTATCCTGTCGTTGCACAGGAGAATGGTGTACAGGGTCGTGTTATCGTATCATTCGTGGTAGAACGTGATGGTTCTATCTCTGATGTTAGGGTAGCTCGTTCAGTTGACCCTTCACTTGACCGTGAAGCACAGCGTGTCGTTAAGAGCATGCCTAGGTGGAAACCTGGTAAGCAAAACGGTTCTGCTGTACGTGTTAAGTATACTGTACCAGTTGTATTTAGATTGCAGTAA
- a CDS encoding family 43 glycosylhydrolase, whose translation MKKLLFATCCIAFLSGSLGAAAQKKSAAKNVLTQTLKGKSWSADNGNGTFTNPLFYDEFSDPDIIRVGEDYYLAGTTMHSVPGLVVLHSKDLVNWEFSSYCFDRFDDSDDFNLRNGKEAYGQGIWAPAIRYHNGKFYIFSNINGHGLQVYISDSAKGPWTHHKVNGDIYDLSVLFDEDGKIYAVHKYGNVTVTELKPDLSGPVEGSSKVVIPEGNAMGEGHHVYKINGMYYILSADYSPMGRMQCARSKSIWGPYETCVISERESYGYAAGWSVGNMGIGRPLPEDGFNFQNNKPNGLNLGCATIHQGGIVQAPDGKWWGVSMQDFNAVGRTVCLSPITWVDGWPYFGLEKNLGRSPRTWFKPNDMVKTPQAPYDRCDDFSGKTFKPVWQWNHNPNDNMWSLNKERKGWLRLHSMPAKQLLWAKNTLTQRAIGPVSYTSVKLDASRLKVGDEAGLGAINTPYASLGVVKTDKGLNLRCYDQNTNKEVLKPLAKSKVVWLRLWGDYDKSQLQYSYSLDGKNWENIGEQMLSPYQLKTFQGVRVALYAFNKKELNGGVADFDDFKVEEPMADRTANLPIGKTIRFSNLADGSLMDATGHGLMHSSGNRNDMRNQVKFVVEDRGKGKIALKTADGRYVYIAGAGLSGDVRLTSDSSKAEEFVWQDMLYNRCMLLSLKTQRYVGKNPVDGSPYSADYQGADAGMKNGCVFTWEVVE comes from the coding sequence ATGAAGAAATTATTATTTGCAACCTGTTGCATCGCTTTTTTGAGCGGTTCTTTGGGAGCTGCGGCGCAGAAAAAATCTGCAGCCAAGAATGTTCTGACACAGACTTTGAAAGGGAAGTCTTGGTCGGCTGATAATGGTAATGGTACCTTTACCAATCCTTTGTTTTATGATGAGTTTTCTGACCCTGATATTATCAGAGTAGGGGAGGATTACTATCTGGCGGGTACCACGATGCACAGTGTGCCGGGACTGGTGGTGCTCCATTCCAAGGATCTCGTAAATTGGGAGTTCTCTTCCTATTGCTTCGACCGCTTTGATGATTCTGATGATTTCAATCTCCGTAATGGCAAGGAGGCGTACGGACAGGGTATCTGGGCGCCTGCCATCCGATATCACAACGGAAAGTTCTATATTTTCTCCAATATCAACGGGCATGGATTGCAGGTGTATATCTCGGACAGTGCCAAGGGACCTTGGACGCATCATAAAGTTAATGGCGACATCTACGACCTCTCTGTGCTCTTCGATGAGGATGGCAAGATTTATGCCGTGCACAAGTATGGCAACGTCACCGTTACGGAGTTGAAGCCTGATTTGAGCGGTCCGGTAGAGGGCAGCAGCAAGGTGGTGATTCCTGAAGGCAATGCGATGGGTGAGGGACATCATGTTTATAAAATCAATGGTATGTACTATATCCTCTCTGCAGATTATTCACCGATGGGCCGCATGCAGTGTGCCCGAAGCAAGAGCATCTGGGGACCTTATGAAACTTGCGTAATTAGCGAGCGTGAATCGTATGGTTATGCTGCGGGATGGAGCGTAGGTAACATGGGAATCGGTCGGCCTTTGCCGGAAGATGGTTTCAATTTCCAGAACAACAAGCCTAATGGTCTGAACCTGGGATGTGCTACCATTCATCAGGGTGGCATCGTGCAGGCTCCTGACGGGAAATGGTGGGGCGTTTCTATGCAGGACTTCAATGCTGTGGGAAGAACGGTGTGCCTGTCGCCTATCACTTGGGTTGACGGCTGGCCTTACTTCGGATTGGAGAAGAACCTGGGACGCTCGCCTCGTACCTGGTTCAAACCGAATGATATGGTAAAAACACCACAGGCTCCATACGACAGATGTGATGATTTCTCGGGTAAAACTTTTAAACCGGTTTGGCAATGGAATCATAATCCGAATGACAATATGTGGTCGCTGAATAAGGAGCGAAAAGGATGGCTCCGTTTGCATTCCATGCCTGCCAAGCAACTGCTTTGGGCAAAGAATACATTGACGCAGCGTGCCATCGGACCGGTATCTTATACATCTGTAAAGTTGGATGCTTCCCGCTTGAAGGTAGGTGATGAGGCTGGTTTGGGTGCCATCAATACGCCATACGCTTCATTGGGCGTTGTCAAGACGGATAAGGGGTTGAACTTGAGATGTTATGACCAGAATACCAACAAGGAAGTGTTGAAGCCGTTGGCTAAAAGTAAGGTAGTATGGTTGCGCCTTTGGGGTGATTATGACAAGAGCCAGTTGCAATATTCCTATTCTCTGGATGGTAAGAACTGGGAGAATATCGGTGAGCAGATGCTTTCACCTTATCAGTTGAAGACCTTTCAGGGGGTACGTGTGGCACTTTATGCTTTCAACAAGAAGGAATTGAATGGCGGTGTGGCTGATTTTGATGATTTCAAGGTGGAGGAGCCGATGGCAGACAGAACTGCCAATCTGCCTATCGGAAAGACCATAAGATTCTCTAATCTCGCTGATGGCAGTCTGATGGATGCTACTGGACATGGATTGATGCATAGTTCTGGTAACCGGAACGACATGAGAAATCAGGTGAAGTTTGTTGTGGAGGATAGAGGTAAGGGAAAGATTGCTTTGAAGACGGCTGACGGACGATATGTTTATATTGCTGGTGCTGGTTTATCTGGTGATGTTCGTCTGACTTCAGACTCTTCCAAGGCAGAGGAGTTTGTATGGCAGGATATGCTTTATAACCGCTGCATGCTGCTTTCTCTGAAGACTCAGCGTTATGTGGGTAAGAATCCTGTGGATGGAAGTCCTTATTCTGCAGATTACCAAGGTGCTGATGCCGGCATGAAGAACGGCTGTGTTTTTACATGGGAAGTTGTTGAGTAA
- a CDS encoding porin family protein — translation MKQKLLTFIISLAITIQAGAQERTVENRPYTDLRPFHFGVLVGTHFQDIEFQNAGPVTYLDADGIEQQSCVTVDQDRWDTGFTVGVLGEFRLNTHFQLRIAPAMYFGTRHLSFYNMLEKDGAGNPIQQKQEMKTAYISSALDLIFAAQRFNNHRPYIMAGINPMMNLNSKNEDYIKLKKTDLFLELGLGCDFYLPYFKLRPELKFMYGITDTYDKNHIKNVKDKSTLPYTLSAKSAHSKMIALTFYFE, via the coding sequence ATGAAACAGAAACTATTGACATTCATCATAAGCCTTGCCATCACAATCCAGGCTGGCGCACAGGAAAGAACGGTAGAAAACCGTCCTTATACCGATTTGCGCCCATTCCACTTCGGTGTATTAGTAGGCACCCACTTCCAGGATATAGAATTCCAGAATGCAGGACCGGTGACTTATCTTGATGCTGACGGCATTGAGCAGCAAAGCTGTGTAACAGTAGACCAGGACAGATGGGATACAGGATTTACAGTAGGTGTACTAGGAGAATTCCGTCTCAACACCCACTTCCAGCTACGCATAGCACCAGCCATGTATTTCGGTACCCGACATCTCTCCTTCTACAACATGCTGGAAAAAGATGGAGCCGGTAATCCGATCCAACAGAAACAGGAGATGAAGACGGCTTACATTTCCAGTGCCCTCGACCTGATATTTGCAGCACAGAGATTCAACAATCACCGCCCATACATCATGGCAGGAATCAACCCGATGATGAATCTGAACAGCAAGAACGAAGATTATATCAAACTGAAGAAAACAGATCTGTTCCTAGAACTGGGATTGGGGTGTGATTTCTATCTGCCTTATTTCAAACTTCGCCCTGAATTAAAATTCATGTATGGAATAACAGATACATACGATAAGAATCACATCAAAAATGTAAAAGACAAGAGTACACTTCCATATACACTATCAGCTAAGTCAGCACATAGCAAAATGATAGCACTTACATTCTATTTCGAATAA
- a CDS encoding PstS family phosphate ABC transporter substrate-binding protein, with amino-acid sequence MKRTSYIFLGIGLTVLSMAFFSSCGEKKAKDGRTDTPTSGTIEFVADESLSPIIDEERSQFEYEFPKAKLKPKYTDEVTGLQMIKDFKTALLFTTRNLKDSEIAYLKSKSNVIPSVFPIGYDGLAFIVNKQNNDTCITVKDIKRILTGKATKWSDIVKGSKRGDIEVIFDNTRSATTNYVVDSVLHGAKMGAKIMAAKTSKEVIDYVDQNPGSIGVIGSNWLNDRRDSTNTTFKKNIHVMRVSIKDVATPYNSWQPYQAYLLDGRYPFVRTLYAIVVDPHRALPWSFANYISGPRGQLILFKTGLLPYRGDITIKTVNVKR; translated from the coding sequence ATGAAAAGAACATCTTATATTTTTTTAGGTATAGGATTAACAGTACTATCAATGGCTTTCTTCTCGTCATGTGGCGAGAAGAAAGCCAAAGATGGTAGAACTGATACTCCTACTTCAGGCACAATTGAATTTGTGGCTGACGAGAGTTTGAGTCCTATCATTGACGAAGAAAGAAGTCAGTTTGAGTATGAGTTCCCAAAAGCTAAACTCAAGCCGAAGTATACAGATGAAGTCACCGGACTTCAGATGATTAAAGATTTCAAAACAGCGCTCTTGTTCACTACACGTAATTTGAAAGATAGTGAAATAGCCTACTTGAAGTCTAAAAGCAATGTAATTCCTTCTGTTTTTCCTATCGGTTACGATGGATTGGCATTTATTGTAAACAAGCAAAACAATGATACTTGTATTACGGTAAAAGATATCAAACGTATCCTTACGGGTAAGGCAACAAAATGGAGTGATATTGTGAAAGGTTCTAAGAGAGGTGACATCGAAGTTATTTTCGATAATACCCGCTCTGCAACAACCAATTATGTAGTAGACTCTGTACTGCACGGAGCTAAAATGGGTGCAAAAATCATGGCCGCAAAAACTAGTAAAGAGGTTATCGACTATGTGGATCAGAACCCAGGCTCAATCGGTGTAATTGGATCTAACTGGCTCAACGACCGCCGTGATTCAACCAACACTACATTTAAGAAGAATATTCATGTCATGCGAGTATCTATCAAAGATGTGGCAACACCATATAACAGCTGGCAACCATATCAGGCATACTTGCTGGATGGAAGATATCCGTTCGTCAGAACATTATATGCTATTGTAGTTGACCCTCACAGGGCATTGCCTTGGAGCTTCGCAAACTACATTTCAGGCCCAAGAGGTCAGCTCATTCTGTTCAAGACCGGTTTACTTCCATACAGAGGTGACATTACTATAAAGACCGTTAATGTAAAACGCTAA
- a CDS encoding ExbD/TolR family protein, with product MGKVKIKKSDVWIDMTPMSDVMTLLLTFFMLTSTFVKNEPVKVNTPGSVSEIKVPENGVLTILVSPEKDKAGNPTGEGQVFMSIDNTDQLGATLSTMTGAFGVSLNPKQIETFKSEGTFGVPMNDLSTYLTMNASKRPQYLQTKGIPLDSIKGGMSEFQQWVDAARNVNEDIKIALKADASTPYKTVKRVMNELQDMDESHYYMITQLKKQGDE from the coding sequence ATGGGTAAAGTAAAAATTAAGAAGAGTGACGTCTGGATCGATATGACGCCTATGTCAGACGTTATGACCCTGCTGCTTACCTTCTTCATGCTCACCTCTACATTCGTAAAGAATGAGCCTGTAAAGGTTAACACACCAGGATCTGTGTCTGAGATTAAGGTGCCAGAGAACGGCGTCTTGACTATCTTGGTAAGTCCAGAAAAGGACAAGGCTGGTAATCCTACCGGCGAGGGCCAAGTATTTATGAGTATTGATAATACTGATCAGTTGGGAGCTACACTGAGCACAATGACAGGAGCATTCGGCGTGTCATTGAATCCAAAGCAGATTGAGACATTCAAGAGCGAAGGTACGTTTGGTGTACCAATGAACGACTTGAGTACTTATCTGACAATGAACGCTTCTAAGCGTCCACAGTATCTCCAGACTAAAGGTATTCCTCTCGACAGTATTAAGGGCGGTATGAGCGAGTTCCAGCAGTGGGTTGACGCAGCTCGTAACGTAAACGAGGACATCAAGATTGCCCTGAAGGCAGATGCTTCTACACCTTACAAGACCGTTAAGAGAGTGATGAACGAACTCCAGGATATGGACGAGAGTCATTACTATATGATTACACAGTTAAAAAAACAGGGGGACGAATAA
- a CDS encoding 4Fe-4S binding protein: MAYVIGDDCIACGTCIDECPSGAISEGDKYSINPDLCTECGTCADVCPNEAISLP; this comes from the coding sequence ATGGCATACGTAATTGGTGACGATTGTATCGCTTGCGGTACATGTATTGATGAGTGTCCATCAGGTGCAATCTCTGAGGGCGATAAGTATTCAATCAACCCAGACCTCTGCACAGAGTGTGGCACTTGTGCTGATGTTTGCCCTAACGAGGCAATCAGTCTTCCTTAA
- a CDS encoding pyridoxal phosphate-dependent aminotransferase: MAQLSDRLNRLAPSATLAMSQKSSEMKAQGIDVINMSVGEPDFNTPDNIKQAAKKAIDENYSRYSPVPGYPDLRKAIVAKLKNENGLEYTTNEVIVGTGGKQCVCNAVLALVNPGDEVIIPAPYWVSYPQMVKLAGGTPVIVNAGFDQDFKMTAEQLENAITEKTKMLILCSPSNPTGSVYSKEELAALAEVLKKHPEVFVLADEIYEHINYIGKHHSIAQEPGMKEQVIIANGVSKAYAMTGWRIGFLAGPEWIIKGCNKLQGQYTSGTCSVSQKAAEAAYTLDQSAVEEMRVAFERRRNLIVKLAKEVPGLEVNMPQGAFYLFPKCNSYFGKSNGEKTINNSTDFAMYLLEEAHVATVGGDAFGDPDCFRMSYATSDENIVEAIKRIKEALGKLK, translated from the coding sequence ATGGCACAATTATCTGATCGTTTAAACAGATTGGCACCTTCAGCAACGCTGGCGATGTCACAGAAGAGTAGTGAAATGAAAGCTCAAGGTATTGATGTAATCAACATGAGCGTAGGTGAACCAGACTTCAACACTCCTGACAATATCAAACAGGCAGCAAAGAAGGCTATTGACGAGAACTATTCCCGTTATTCACCAGTACCAGGTTATCCTGACTTGCGAAAAGCAATTGTAGCCAAATTAAAGAACGAGAATGGTTTGGAGTACACTACCAATGAAGTAATCGTTGGTACTGGTGGTAAGCAGTGCGTCTGCAACGCTGTATTGGCACTCGTAAATCCAGGCGACGAGGTTATCATTCCTGCACCATATTGGGTAAGCTACCCACAGATGGTGAAATTGGCAGGAGGTACTCCGGTCATTGTAAATGCCGGTTTCGACCAGGACTTCAAGATGACAGCAGAGCAGTTGGAGAATGCCATTACAGAGAAGACCAAGATGCTCATTCTCTGTTCTCCAAGCAACCCTACCGGTAGCGTATACTCTAAGGAAGAGTTGGCAGCACTGGCAGAAGTACTCAAGAAGCATCCTGAAGTATTTGTGTTGGCAGATGAAATCTACGAACACATCAATTATATCGGCAAGCACCACAGCATTGCTCAGGAACCGGGCATGAAGGAGCAGGTTATCATTGCCAATGGTGTATCTAAGGCTTACGCCATGACAGGATGGAGAATCGGTTTCCTGGCTGGTCCGGAATGGATCATCAAGGGCTGCAACAAGCTCCAGGGACAGTATACCAGCGGTACATGTTCTGTCAGCCAGAAGGCAGCAGAAGCAGCCTACACACTCGACCAGAGTGCAGTAGAGGAAATGCGCGTAGCTTTCGAGCGCCGACGCAACCTGATTGTAAAGTTGGCTAAAGAGGTTCCAGGTCTTGAGGTAAACATGCCACAGGGTGCCTTCTATCTCTTCCCTAAGTGCAACAGCTACTTTGGCAAGAGCAATGGTGAGAAGACCATCAACAATTCAACCGACTTTGCCATGTACCTTCTCGAGGAAGCACATGTAGCCACCGTAGGTGGTGACGCATTCGGTGATCCAGACTGTTTCCGCATGAGCTATGCAACAAGCGACGAGAACATCGTTGAAGCTATCAAGCGCATCAAGGAAGCTTTGGGCAAGTTGAAATAA
- a CDS encoding ExbD/TolR family protein, producing MAKKESKQKKMNVRVDFTPMVDMLMLLITFFMLCTSLSKPQTMELTMPSNDDNQPEDKKNEAKASETVTLYVTADNKIYYGAGIPKYDDPSWIKETTWGSQGIRKVLREHATENGTRPVERIALAVKELNMDRQKNPKQYPDSIYQKKLSDLKAGNLKDGKIPTLTIVIKPTDNASYKNMVDALDEMQISNIGTYVIDKINADDEKLLKSRNVKM from the coding sequence ATGGCAAAGAAAGAAAGCAAACAAAAGAAAATGAATGTCCGCGTAGACTTTACGCCTATGGTGGATATGCTCATGCTGCTTATCACGTTCTTCATGCTGTGTACATCATTGAGCAAACCTCAGACTATGGAGCTGACTATGCCAAGTAATGATGACAACCAACCAGAGGACAAGAAGAACGAAGCAAAGGCTTCTGAGACTGTGACACTCTACGTAACAGCAGACAACAAGATTTATTATGGTGCAGGTATTCCTAAGTACGATGACCCATCATGGATCAAGGAGACTACATGGGGCAGCCAGGGCATCCGTAAGGTCTTGAGAGAGCACGCTACAGAAAACGGCACACGCCCTGTAGAAAGAATCGCACTTGCTGTCAAGGAGTTGAACATGGACCGTCAGAAGAATCCTAAGCAGTATCCTGATAGCATCTATCAGAAGAAGTTGAGCGATTTGAAGGCTGGTAACTTGAAGGACGGAAAGATTCCTACTCTTACCATCGTCATCAAGCCTACCGACAATGCTTCTTACAAGAATATGGTTGACGCTCTCGACGAAATGCAGATTTCAAACATTGGTACTTACGTCATCGATAAGATTAACGCAGACGACGAGAAACTTCTCAAGTCTAGAAACGTTAAGATGTAA
- a CDS encoding MotA/TolQ/ExbB proton channel family protein, whose translation MATTKQAAPAKKSEGFQGVRGAFWIIVVCAIIAFTLFFTWFGNDMHFQDPGVQDHPADIWGTIYKGGVIVPVIHTLLLTVLAMTIERWLALKTATGKGALPKFVANIKAALNANDFAKAEQLCNKQRGTVANVVMASLNAYKSMESGANASLKKAQKVAKIQQAHEEATQLEMPTLTMNLPIIATIVTLGTLTGLLGTVTGMIKSFQAMGEGGGADSAALSVGISEALINTAFGILTSWCAVVSYNTFTNKVDKLTYALDEVGYSIAQTYEANHAEEA comes from the coding sequence ATGGCAACTACAAAACAAGCAGCCCCAGCTAAGAAGTCTGAGGGCTTTCAGGGAGTAAGAGGCGCATTCTGGATCATCGTGGTATGTGCTATCATCGCATTCACATTGTTCTTCACATGGTTCGGTAACGACATGCACTTCCAGGATCCAGGTGTACAGGATCACCCAGCAGACATTTGGGGTACTATCTACAAAGGTGGTGTAATCGTACCAGTTATCCACACATTGTTGCTCACAGTGTTGGCTATGACAATCGAGCGTTGGTTGGCTCTTAAGACCGCTACAGGTAAAGGTGCTCTTCCTAAGTTCGTTGCAAACATCAAGGCAGCTTTGAACGCAAATGATTTCGCTAAGGCTGAGCAGCTCTGCAACAAGCAGCGCGGTACAGTAGCTAACGTTGTTATGGCTTCTTTGAACGCTTACAAGTCTATGGAGTCTGGTGCTAACGCATCTTTGAAGAAGGCTCAGAAGGTAGCTAAGATCCAGCAGGCTCACGAAGAGGCAACTCAGTTAGAGATGCCAACTTTGACAATGAACTTGCCTATCATCGCTACAATCGTAACACTTGGTACTTTGACAGGTCTTCTCGGTACTGTAACCGGTATGATCAAGTCATTCCAGGCCATGGGTGAAGGTGGTGGCGCTGACTCAGCAGCACTTTCTGTAGGTATTTCTGAGGCGTTGATCAACACCGCATTCGGTATCTTGACATCATGGTGTGCCGTTGTATCTTACAACACATTCACCAACAAGGTAGATAAGTTGACATACGCACTCGACGAGGTAGGTTACTCAATTGCTCAGACATACGAAGCTAACCACGCAGAAGAGGCTTAA